From a single Methylacidiphilum kamchatkense Kam1 genomic region:
- a CDS encoding c-type cytochrome, with the protein MKKQFYKAIVLGISSLFFSSSLFAQDIMKDGKKFYEMNCAACHQPTGTGVPGVYPPLAGSKLVNGGSKRVVAIILNGLQGPFKVDGTQYNGVMQPWKAILSDDRIAAVATYIRQSWGNKGTPVTVEQVKAAREEYKSRTAPLSEADVNAIPDEDIKP; encoded by the coding sequence ATGAAAAAACAATTTTACAAAGCTATTGTTCTAGGAATTTCCTCTCTTTTTTTCTCATCTTCTCTTTTTGCTCAAGATATAATGAAAGATGGAAAGAAGTTTTATGAAATGAATTGTGCTGCTTGCCATCAACCGACAGGTACGGGTGTGCCTGGGGTTTACCCTCCTTTAGCCGGTTCAAAACTCGTTAATGGGGGATCAAAAAGAGTTGTTGCTATTATTTTAAATGGCTTGCAAGGGCCCTTTAAGGTCGATGGCACTCAATACAACGGAGTGATGCAACCCTGGAAAGCCATATTATCCGACGATCGGATTGCTGCGGTGGCAACCTACATTAGACAATCATGGGGAAACAAAGGAACTCCAGTAACGGTTGAACAAGTCAAAGCTGCTAGAGAAGAATATAAAAGTCGAACAGCTCCTTTGAGTGAAGCAGACGTTAATGCTATCCCTGATGAGGATATAAAGCCTTAA